The following coding sequences lie in one Rutidosis leptorrhynchoides isolate AG116_Rl617_1_P2 chromosome 4, CSIRO_AGI_Rlap_v1, whole genome shotgun sequence genomic window:
- the LOC139844991 gene encoding uncharacterized protein, giving the protein MENKIQPPSSPSTSPEPSMLRSSLTAELFGDDDIQSSSTGIFSSIFPPPSTVLARNTNSSHFNGAMQKEKSESQVWTITHGTSAENEAKNTASANSSTMNKDRWPFEQRPDPSPLSSSLYYGGQEDMYVCSSSKPNSHSYSKFKKSDGKDDPNHFWWEGSLYY; this is encoded by the exons ATGGAAAACAAGATTCAACCACCTTCATCACCGTCGACGTCACCGGAACCGTCGATGCTCCGGTCATCACTAACTGCTGAACTTTTTGGTGACGATGACATACAATCATCATCCACGGGAATTTTTTCTTCAATTTTCCCACCTCCATCAacg GTACTTGCAAGAAACACGAATTCTTCGCACTTCAATGGAGCTATGCAAAAAGAGAAATCGGAGAGCCAGGTGTGGACTATTACTCATGGAACTTCAG CGGAGAATGAAGCTAAAAATACCGCAAGTGCTAATAGTAGTACAATGAATAAGGACAGATGGCCTTTTGAACAAAGACCCGATCCTTCTCCCCTAAGTTCATCTTTATACTACGGTGGACAAGAAGATATGTACGTGTGTTCCTCAAGTAAACCGAATTCACATTCATATTCCAAA TTCAAAAAATCGGACGGGAAAGATGATCCTAATCATTTTTGGTGGGAAG GATCGCTCTATTATTAA
- the LOC139841236 gene encoding uncharacterized protein — translation MVSCFHGFRGFCVVLVLSVISSISLLYWSHSSVSFYFREQRLDLGTGMGMVLSPNRPIDLLTFPMAWNHLSFSSNPPQQLLKIALFVKKWPDRNHAGGLERHALTLNLALAKRGHELHIFTASSSNFSFPKYPFENLHFHLSKPTIAGYLDQALVWNQLQAQNTTERPFDVVHTESVSLMHTRSKNVTNLAVSWHGIAYESIHSDIIQELLRAPNETKSNQLTERNIKVVEEIKFFKKYAHHVATSDHVGDILKRIYMIPDNRVHVILNGVDEDVFKPDYEKGQDFRSNFGISPSKSLIIGMAGRLVKDKGHPLMFEALKQIFTENSTLKETVMVLVAGDGPWGARYKDLGPNLLVLGPLQPTQLAKFYKAIDIFVNPTLRAQGLDHTLLEAVLTGKPLMATKLASITGSVIIGNEHGYTFSPTVESLKKCIYEVWEDGRGVLEQKGKVARERGIKLFTATKMADAYERLFLCISNGKKNQDYCKY, via the coding sequence ATGGTGTCCTGTTTTCATGGTTTTCGCGGTTTCTGCGTTGTTTTAGTCCTCTCGGTTATATCATCTATCTCTTTACTCTACTGGTCCCACTCATCGGTTTCTTTTTACTTTCGAGAACAACGATTGGATCTTGGAACAGGAATGGGAATGGTATTGAGCCCGAACCGCCCAATTGATCTCTTAACGTTCCCAATGGCATGGAACCATCTTTCGTTTTCTTCCAACCCGCCTCAACAACTACTAAAAATCGCACTTTTTGTCAAGAAATGGCCCGATAGGAACCACGCAGGCGGGCTAGAGCGACACGCTTTGACACTCAACCTTGCTTTAGCTAAAAGAGGTCATGAGCTTCACATATTTACCGCTTCCTCTTCTAACTTTTCGTTCCCAAAATACCCTTTCGAGAATTTACATTTCCATCTTTCAAAACCGACTATTGCCGGTTATCTTGACCAAGCACTTGTTTGGAACCAATTGCAAGCTCAAAACACCACGGAGAGACCCTTTGATGTGGTTCACACCGAAAGTGTAAGCCTAATGCATACTCGATCAAAAAACGTTACAAATTTGGCGGTTTCTTGGCATGGGATTGCGTACGAGTCGATACATTCTGATATCATTCAAGAGCTCCTACGAGCACCAAACGAAACCAAGTCTAACCAGTTGACCGAAAGAAATATAAAAGTAGTCGAAGAGATAAAATTCTTCAAAAAATACGCACACCATGTTGCGACAAGCGATCACGTTGGAGACATACTTAAAAGGATTTACATGATTCCGGATAATCGAGTTCATGTTATACTCAATGGTGTCGACGAAGATGTTTTCAAGCCAGATTACGAAAAAGGTCAAGACTTTAGGTCAAACTTTGGAATCTCGCCGTCGAAATCATTGATTATAGGAATGGCAGGTAGACTCGTTAAGGATAAAGGGCACCCGTTAATGTTCGAAGCTCTAAAACAAATATTTACCGAAAATTCAACGCTTAAGGAAACCGTAATGGTTTTAGTAGCCGGAGATGGTCCATGGGGTGCTAGATACAAGGATCTCGGACCAAACTTGCTCGTTTTGGGTCCATTACAACCGACTCAACTCGCTAAATTCTACAAAGCGATTGACATTTTTGTGAACCCGACTCTACGAGCACAAGGTTTGGATCACACGTTACTGGAAGCGGTTCTTACGGGGAAACCGTTGATGGCTACAAAGCTTGCTAGCATTACTGGGTCGGTGATCATCGGGAACGAACACGGGTACACGTTTTCGCCGACCGTCGAATCGCTAAAAAAATGTATTTATGAGGTTTGGGAAGATGGGAGAGGAGTATTGGAACAGAAAGGTAAAGTTGCTAGAGAAAGGGGTATAAAACTTTTTACTGCAACAAAAATGGCAGATGCATATGAAAGACTATTTCTATGCATCTCAAATGGTAAAAAGAATCAAGATTACTGCAAATATTAG